The following are encoded together in the Capsulimonas corticalis genome:
- a CDS encoding AraC family transcriptional regulator, whose translation MQTSELWYAPPHYFPSGAQEPPVFVPALGLHERMGPRIVHHSATADYIFMHFHTAARLFVEGQMLAYPPNMFVIWGPNTEHLYGSQEGSWSHSWIHLDGPEADEIIQYSSLALDRPVQLKNAALIDWHLQAILTELKTHAQPDPVILKSHFSIWMSQLRRGLGEDGQEGLRRNRLLAVLQYIEDNIAQSVTLTDLAEVAQLSIGHFSAEFKACFGSSPIDYVLDFRLRRAAHLLQDLHLSISEIAARTGFADPFYFSKQFKRRYRLSPSEFRRSSTGNALEGKE comes from the coding sequence CCCCCGGTTTTCGTGCCGGCGCTCGGCCTTCACGAACGCATGGGGCCGCGCATTGTCCATCACAGCGCGACTGCGGACTACATTTTTATGCATTTTCACACAGCCGCCCGGCTTTTCGTCGAGGGGCAAATGCTGGCCTATCCGCCCAATATGTTCGTCATCTGGGGGCCGAATACGGAGCATCTCTACGGAAGTCAGGAAGGATCGTGGAGCCACTCGTGGATCCATCTCGACGGCCCGGAGGCGGACGAGATCATCCAGTATAGCAGCCTCGCGCTGGATCGTCCGGTGCAGCTAAAGAACGCCGCGCTGATCGATTGGCACTTGCAGGCGATTTTGACGGAATTGAAGACGCACGCGCAGCCAGATCCGGTGATTTTGAAAAGCCACTTCAGTATCTGGATGTCGCAGTTAAGACGCGGGCTGGGGGAGGATGGGCAGGAAGGATTGCGGCGCAATCGGCTGCTGGCCGTGCTTCAGTATATTGAGGATAATATCGCGCAATCGGTGACACTCACGGACCTCGCGGAGGTCGCTCAGCTCTCCATCGGCCACTTTAGCGCGGAGTTCAAAGCCTGCTTTGGCTCGTCACCCATCGATTACGTCCTGGATTTTCGCCTGCGCCGGGCGGCGCATCTTTTGCAGGACCTGCACCTCAGCATCTCGGAGATCGCCGCCCGCACCGGTTTCGCGGACCCCTTTTACTTCTCGAAGCAATTCAAGCGCCGATACCGATTATCGCCATCGGAGTTCCGCCGCTCCTCCACGGGTAATGCGCTGGAAGGGAAAGAATAG